tcagcaatatatacacagcataacttcagacggataaatggtgtactgttttgttttcggctgttaTCACTGAcgcagttgtgaaaagtgcagtttttttcagttcccagtggagaagggaagacaaggcaggtgggagacgttgtgtcagtaagtgttagccgacACAGCTaagcagagtagctgcgttctctcgcccaCAAAACCATCtccacatgtttgagctccgggtcataaacaaaccacaacatatGTCCACTTTCACCGCATAGTCacctttctttgtattttcactttgtttacatGTAATATGccccaaaactcagagaaagtgctgttTTTCTGTCATATTTTACACCTTTAGCGcttgccctcaaacgagactgcgctgcccaattaaaTAACATTTTGCATGCAGGACATGTCCTCTGTGACGCACTCCTGTGTAGTTGGTCATTGTAATGCATTATTAACAGCTTTGCTAATAATGCTAACATATGCTAATTTAGCAATGTTAGCATCTGCAGCAAGCGATAATGATAAAAACATTTAGTCTGGTGGACAATGCCTTGATGTTGAGTGCAGCGGCTACAGGTCTAGCTAAGGTGATGTGAACATCCCAGAAACTCCATGAGGGAGACCAGATGTTGTCTAATTGGCTGAATTTCATGTTGGGTCATCCATTGCGCGGTCAAATAAGccaaacaacacaacaaaaacgTACAAAATTGACCTCAGCCAGTCAAGAGTAAACTGGACAACTTCCATCTCTGCTTAATTCCATGAAGCCTGATGATCTCTCGCATTCTTTCCACTGAACAAGTAAAACTGCTGCCGAGTGAGCACGGCTGCTCCTGGAAACATCTAACTTTTCTACAAAACTCAAGTGGAGACCCCAAAATCACCCTGTGCCTCATGTAGTCTTAAACACGTCTATCCAGCAGAGGGACGAGTTCAGCAGATTAGAATGTAGACTGTGTAAGACAGTCATGGGGTTTACACCCCAGACTCCCAACAAGCTAAGAAAACTCCTCACGGTACAGTAGCTCATCCCTGATAATGTAAGTGATTTCTCGGGGGTTGTGTAAAGTCTGGTCTAGCCTGAGAGACACATTTCCACCGGTTGATGAGAGTCGGCGGGCCGAGTGTTTGAGCGCGGGAGGCACCCCACTCTTGGGGAAGATCAAGTGTGCTCCCACAGACTCCAAATCACCGGCCTCCAAACACTACTCTCTATGGCTGGTGTTAAATCACGGTTGGTGTAGTGAGGTCATCCGTCTGTCTTCCGTCTCTAATGGAGTGCTCAGCTCGCTAAAGTACAGCGGTAATGTGTGCAGACGGGGAGCAGGACGGCCCCATGAGCTGCCTTCCACCTTATTTATTTTAGCTTAGGGCTTATTCGAAAGGTTTCTGGTTTAAGGTTGGGGCCCGGGGAGCAGGAGATACCATTGGAGTGTGCAGTTACCACCACAGGACTCCAGAAGCTCACCACAGATGCACAGACATTAGGTGATGTGAACTGGCCGCGCACTGAGGTTTCTTAAAGGGCTGCCTCACTGTCCTCGGTCAATCAATGAGCATTCCAGTGAGTCCCTAATGCAGCCGTAATCACTGGATGGATACATTTGGCCACCACGCTGGAGAATGTTAGAGCTTGCTAACGTGACAGCAGATGGAGCGGCGGGCGAAAGAAACAAGGTTATGTGATTTCACCTTAGCGCTACTCCAGACTTTTTTTGTTGCTGAAAAGAGACTCTTCAACAAACCtattggaaaaaaattaaaaataagctCCTCTTACCATTATTTGATTAACGGCCAACTCAAGGGCTCCTTCCTGCCTTAACGATCGAAAACAGAGAAAGAATTTCAAATGTGCGGTGTAGATTTAATGTCTGGAGGATGTAGTGTAGTTTAGTATCTGGAGTGGTCGAGTGCATCATGAtgaacttcaaaaaaaaaaaaaatatgtgtatAAAAGAGACAAAGTTGGAGAAAAGCTTACGGAGATAACAGATTGCCTCCCCCCCCCACCTTATCTGTGTTGTCTATTTATGAGGTGAGGACTAATGAGACTCATCAAGACTGACAGATATGCTGACAGCTACACTTCAACTCAATTACAGTTCCACAGCAAAACTCCCCAGGTCCCCATGTGCCTATCACCTCTCTGCTCCCTGAGCTGTTGAGTGAAATGAGCATGcactcgtgcacacacacacacacacacacacactacactgaTTCCCTGAACAAAAGGTGCATGGGATTGGGAGCCGTGTCAGCTGACGTTCCCCTCTACTCTCATTAGAACACtcaagttctttttttttacattgaaaaatctctttgacatgttctataaatatCTATTAAAAACAAGCAGTGCCCCCTGTTAACACGGAGATAACAGTTTAATGACCATGGAGATCGGCGGCAAACACAGGAGGCAGTAAACCGTGGGTGCACCGACCACACGGTCCCTCGGGTGTAGACCGGTGACCCCGCAGCCTCCCTTGATGACGACAGCCGCACGGTGGAGCCTCCGTGGGGAAAAGACGGGAAAACAAAGCCTGTGCCTCCTGCCTGCCAGCATCCCTCCAGAATGATGGAGGGAAAATAGCTCAGTTCAGGAACCCCGACCCATTGTTTTGCTTCCTTCATTAGTCCTTGTATCAACAGTTTGGTTTCTGTAAACGTGTGCCACTGTTTTTGTTCTGCGGCAACCTGACGGAATTCGGCCCTCTCATGTTTTGACAGATTGTTTCAAAATCCTATCAAAGCAATGAGCTGTTTTAAAGTCCAGCGGTTACTTGGACAACATGAGCTGGACCACACGTTACACAAAGCAAATAAACGGGCTGAGTCTAAAATTAAACAGATCTGACGCGTCATACTGAGTGATGCACCAAGGCGTGGTTATGTATGGTGGACTAAAGATACACAAAAGTCGGTTAATGAAGTGCGATGTACTGTGTGATTGTATATCACGGGTAGGACGATAATAACAAAGTGgtttcttgaggaaaaaaaaacatggtggaATTCTAATCTAATGGTCTGCAAACAGCTGAGGTGCACATTCATTCAGGTAACTCACCATCATCCAGGTACATCTGGTCCAGCTCCTGTGGCTCCTGTTTAACGGTGATGGCCAAGGAAGCGCAACTGGCATCTTCATGGAGCAAACTGGGCGAGCTCCCCCTGGTCTGTGCCGAGCTGGCTGCTGCTTGAGCCTGACTGGGGCTGTAGGCCTGAACAAATGGACTCTCTGCAGCACCGCTTGGAGTGGAAGGGTGAGACACCGGCGAGGACGAAGGGCTACTGTTGGGGTAGACTGGGTGGTAACTGTGGATCCCTTGGCTGTTGAGGTGGTCTGGGCTGCCAGGGGAATGGAGCATCCTTAGAGAACTGCTGTGGTCTGGTGACGCTGGGTGGGCAAGGTTGGACGACCCGGTGTCTCGTGGATTGCAGGCACCATGGGGCCCGGTGGTGCTGCGTGCGTGGGGCTGTTAGGAAGGCACTTGTTATATGTCACGGGGGACAAGTCGTGCAGAGTGGGGCTGGAGTTAGGAGACGATGAAGGCATGGCAGTGTGGCGAGGTGGGCAGGGAGGGTAGCCACTGACGAGGCAGGCATCAGGATCCCCTAGAGGCAGGATGGAGTTAGCCTGGCTGGCTGTAGTAGGGTTTAGGATGCATGGGCAGGCCAGCAGTCCCCAGAGGTCATATTCATCAGTGGGTTCTGTTTTTATTATCGGCACTGGGGGGAAAAGTAGACAGAATTAAAgagatattacaaaaaaaaaaacatgcaggggATCCACGTGGCACGATGAGCAGTGACCAAGCAAAACTATCCCCTTCATcatccaaataaacaaatatCAGTGGATGTGGGCTCAGTGTCAGTTTGGCTGAGACCTCTAACAGAGCAGCCCTCACTACCTCCCTCCCTTCTTCACCACATCATGAAAAAGGCAGAAGAATAGAAGGGGAAAGAAAAATGAATGAGTCATCAGTGTGGGAAAGCCACAGCTGGCTCTAATCACGAATAAGACCTATTTCTTTGGAATTACGCTCGCTCCGATATCCAATAAAAGACTACTTTAAAAGAGTGGGCTGCTGCTGGTCCTGCTGCTGGAGGACCTGGGATCCCTAGGTTCTCTCCACACTCTAAGAGTAATTGTTTCTCTCTGGATGAGAAGATAGGAGGAGAGAgtgagaaagagaaagaaagaggcgATTTTGATTTTGATGAGGCTGCCAGAGCTTctggagtggctgtgtagctgcgTCTGTGGTTTCAGGAGCTCCAGGACTCAGCTATGCAGAAGAGTGCAATGACCCCACTTGATCACGTGGCCTTCCTCTCTTTTACCTTCCAGACCATCTGTGCCTTCTTTTTTATTCCTCTGGATTGACAGGCAGGCCAAGATATGCTTTTTTCCACCCGCTATCAGGCGCAATTAACAAGAAAGATTTTGTATTTTTGCACAAACAAGAACACCACTGGAATTTGGACCATGGCATTCGATTACATTGCCATTTATGTTGGCTTGAAGACTTTGGTCAATAAATTAGGAGAAATTTGCTGAGGCACGCTTTTGTCTTCTGATACTGaatttggaaataaaaacaaacagttgAGTTGCCGACATAACTGTGctaccacattgggatttgggcaAATAAGAGTTCTGGCAAATCTGATTTACAAAATTAAAGCTGGAAGGTTTATAATTTGTGTACACCAAATACTAATGATTTTTATGGCTGATTGATTGGGGTAGTGATATTAAAAAGAGTCTGCTGTAACCGATAAAAAGGAAAATAAGCTTCAAGTGGTAAGAGACAAATTCCAATAGTCAATCCATTGTTTGGTCAAGGGGATTGAACTTGTACAAGACTA
The Thalassophryne amazonica chromosome 7, fThaAma1.1, whole genome shotgun sequence genome window above contains:
- the LOC117514790 gene encoding nuclear factor of activated T-cells, cytoplasmic 1-like, whose protein sequence is MLHSPGSPDHLNSQGIHSYHPVYPNSSPSSSPVSHPSTPSGAAESPFVQAYSPSQAQAAASSAQTRGSSPSLLHEDASCASLAITVKQEPQELDQMYLDDVNEIIRNDLSSISVHTHA